GtaatgaacaggacccaggtCAGGATGTTATCAACCTCTGGGATGGGGGCCTCTATGAGGGGCATGGCAGGCTGGACACAGCCCCCGTCGCTGGGCTGCTCCATGGGCTGGTACAGGAGCTCAGAGGGCTGCATGTACAACACTGGGCTGGAGGGCACtggagactgacacacacacacacacacacacacacacacacacacacacacacacacacacacacacacacacacacacacacacacacacacacacacacacacacacacaattagttgACATTTAGGATCCACCTTGCCTCTGATAAAAACCCACTCACAAACATAGAGGTGAAGAGCACAGAAGCCCATCTCCTTCCCTTACCTGAGGAACGTTCCATTGCAGGTGACTAGGGTGACACTGTGTAGGGGCCTGAAGGACACAGAGTATAGGAAACAGATCAGTACCCAGGAGTACACCAGCTTTCTCCTGGGATAACACCTCAATACCATTACATCTGAACAGCTGACTTGGCTGTCATTGGCTGAGGTACCAGTATTTACAATGGATGTCTTATGATGCTGTACTGGTGACTAacgttagcctggtcccagatctgtttgtgctgtcttgccaactcctatggtcatggACAACATTGCCTAtagaacacaaacagatctgggatcaggctggTCAGCTGAGCTGTAATGGTGTTGGTGAGACGATCCAGGACAGTCTGCtctgacctggtagtgatggTAGGCTGGCTGCTGGTAGATGGGTGGAGGCTGGTGGGTCAGCATGACTGGAGAGCCAGGCACTGAGCGGGACTACAAGGACACATGTAACATGCGGGACACCAGCCATGTACGAAAGAACATTTATCTTTACACCAAAAAAAAGCAAATGTACAATAACTTAAGATTTTAATCAAATGCAATGAATTGTATAAAATGACTAAGACACTGTAGGATGTCGTGTCTGTTTCCTGGATGAAACATGATCCGTAGTCTCTCTATGATTCTCACATGTTGCtgtgtgttcaaatcaaatcttcATGTAGAATGCACATTTCATTCACCACCAGGGAAGACGTGGCATGAGCACATGGCTGAGTGAAGGATAGGACTCACGGGCCAGTGGTAGGGGGCGGAGGGGCTCATCTCTGGGGTGTGGAAGTAAGCCACTCCGTTGTGGTAGGTGTAGGGGTACCCCGTAGGGGTGGTGAGGTACATGGTTCCACAGGGGGTGGGTATCATGGCAGGAGTATGGCTGGACACAGAGAAGCTGTTTTctgagtggaggaggaaagaggcACAAGTCAACCACCAGGTTATGTACAAAGGCAAATGTTATCGACACTCAATCCCAGGTGATGATTCAGAATTTTAAAGCCAACAAGTGCAAGAGCACATTAGTCCCCATCCACCACGATCAAGATAAGACATTATATGGTATGATAGTTCAAATGTTCAATGATGCATTACAAACGTGTTGAAAAAGTCATTTCCACCACTATGTAATGCTATTGCTTCAGCTGTCACTCATCTACAGCATGGGaagacaaccctgttcctgaggTGCTGCAGGATTCGGTTCAATctaggcaccacacctgaccaaatgagctaattgatcagttcagtgactgcctaaattcaacacacctggtcttccaggccGGTTAAAGCACTTCAGGATCAGGGTGGCCTACCCCTGCTCCGCGGTGCTCTGTTACTTACGGTGACCTCCCACTTGTTGCTTGCGGACGGCCTGGCCGATGTTGAGCCTCTTGTCCCGGAAGCACAGTCTGTCAGCCTGGGGATGTGGTGGTGGCAGAGGGACAGGGGGTATCCGGTACAGATTGAGACAGATCACTTTACACTGAACATTTACTACCTATGACCATAACTTTACGGGTGATGGACTGGGCTAGATCTAATGTGTATTTGAGCTGCTGTCCTCTAGAAGGAGATATAAGGTTTGTATCGTATCGTCTCTATCCCATttctgtactagaggtcgacctctaatctgtaCAGTATATTGgctctacactcttagaataaaAGGTGCCGTCTAgcacctaaaagggttcttcggctatcCTCATAGGGGAACCGTTTTGCATTCCATGTGGAACagtttccacagagggttctacatgtaaCCAAAAATAATtatacatggaaccaaaaagggttctcctatggggactgccaaagaacccttttggaacccttttgtcAAAGAATGTACTTTTAGTTACTCACATCATGAAGGATTCTCTCTGTATCCTCCTGGGTCTCAAAGGTAACAAAGCCATATCTGTGGGATGGACACAAACACAAGGCAATGATACTGTGTCCCTGGATTACATTTCCATTGTCATACGTTAATAAACATCATTGCAGGTGTCATCCAGTCTGCGGGGCAGAACATCTACAGTTTAACTGAACTCACCCTTTTGACACCCCAGCACGGTCAATCACTATCTTCACCTCCTTCACTGCTCCATGCTGGGAGAAGAAGCGTCTCAGGTCGCTCTCATTGGTCTACACACAAAAATAACACACCTATTTCATGGTCCAGTAacatgcagcagcagcagcagcaaaaaggTCAAGTTAGGTTGCAAACACAAAACCAGGAGGCCCTATGAAAGTAAAGAAAGAGACAAAAGTCACCTTGAAATCAATGCCTCCCACAAAGATGCGGTTAGGGATGACGGTGCCAAAGCGGAGGGCAtggtgagagggagaggtgtCGTTGCTGGGGTCTTGAGAcactggagcaggag
The DNA window shown above is from Oncorhynchus mykiss isolate Arlee chromosome 18, USDA_OmykA_1.1, whole genome shotgun sequence and carries:
- the LOC100653460 gene encoding protein boule-like isoform X1, whose amino-acid sequence is MENEITLISICTQTSTPSPPPAPVSQDPSNDTSPSHHALRFGTVIPNRIFVGGIDFKTNESDLRRFFSQHGAVKEVKIVIDRAGVSKGYGFVTFETQEDTERILHDADRLCFRDKRLNIGQAVRKQQVGGHQNSFSVSSHTPAMIPTPCGTMYLTTPTGYPYTYHNGVAYFHTPEMSPSAPYHWPSRSVPGSPVMLTHQPPPIYQQPAYHHYQAPTQCHPSHLQWNVPQSPVPSSPVLYMQPSELLYQPMEQPSDGGCVQPAMPLIEAPIPEQQFIDHMVQPAYNHTLSYYPQSPGGMTPVMIQQEPGKEQKFHAMRRGYPSSPVSLKPRYGRNPHYAHLRKEYRPEITTDPSPPTATEPLK
- the LOC100653460 gene encoding protein boule-like isoform X2, yielding MENEITLISICTQTSTPSPPPAPVSQDPSNDTSPSHHALRFGTVIPNRIFVGGIDFKTNESDLRRFFSQHGAVKEVKIVIDRAGVSKGYGFVTFETQEDTERILHDADRLCFRDKRLNIGQAVRKQQVGGHQNSFSVSSHTPAMIPTPCGTMYLTTPTGYPYTYHNGVAYFHTPEMSPSAPYHWPSRSVPGSPVMLTHQPPPIYQQPAYHHYQAPTQCHPSHLQWNVPQSPVPSSPVLYMQPSELLYQPMEQPSDGGCVQPAMPLIEAPIPEQFIDHMVQPAYNHTLSYYPQSPGGMTPVMIQQEPGKEQKFHAMRRGYPSSPVSLKPRYGRNPHYAHLRKEYRPEITTDPSPPTATEPLK
- the LOC100653460 gene encoding protein boule-like isoform X3, giving the protein MENEITTSTPSPPPAPVSQDPSNDTSPSHHALRFGTVIPNRIFVGGIDFKTNESDLRRFFSQHGAVKEVKIVIDRAGVSKGYGFVTFETQEDTERILHDADRLCFRDKRLNIGQAVRKQQVGGHQNSFSVSSHTPAMIPTPCGTMYLTTPTGYPYTYHNGVAYFHTPEMSPSAPYHWPSRSVPGSPVMLTHQPPPIYQQPAYHHYQAPTQCHPSHLQWNVPQSPVPSSPVLYMQPSELLYQPMEQPSDGGCVQPAMPLIEAPIPEQQFIDHMVQPAYNHTLSYYPQSPGGMTPVMIQQEPGKEQKFHAMRRGYPSSPVSLKPRYGRNPHYAHLRKEYRPEITTDPSPPTATEPLK